The sequence ACCTCTACGGTAAAGCAGAAGAGCTTTGGGAAGGAATCTTCAACCTGGTCGCTGTGTTGCTTATTACACCCATGTCACTTGCCATTCTGCGCGCTGGTaacagcaagcgcaaatggaagcgcaagctcgaAAACGCTTTCAGCCATCAAAACATCCAGCCCAACCACCGCAGAGATGAAGAGGGCGAGGCAACCGTTGTCAATGCTAACCACTCGGATGATtccgcttctgcttcatcctcgtctgctcgtcaggcagccgaggaagaggctgGTACAAAGACGACGCGAACCGAGAAGCTGAACCCTCTGGAAGCTGTCGACGTTGTTCCCAGCATGTCTGGCGACCAGCGTCGAAAGCGCGGCGGCTTGCGTGGTCTTTTTTCCAAGCCATCCGGAGCAGTCAACGATCTCAAGCTTCGAATGAATCGCGGAACATTGGCCTTGTTCACGATCCCCCTCATCACCACACTTCGAGAAGGCCTCGAAGGTGTCGTCTTCATCGGTGGTGTCTCTCTCGGTCTGCCCGCAACCTCGATCCCGCTTCCTGCCATCGTTGGCCTCGCCGTCGGTTTGGGAATCGGATTCCTCATCTTCCGTTCGGGCAACTTGGTCTCGGTTCGAatcttcctcgtcttctccacttgcttcctcctcctcatcgcCTCTGGTATGGCTTCTCGATCCGTTTACTACCTCCAATTCTACGCTTACGTCCAACTTGTAGGGGATTCAGCTGCCGAATCCGGCGACGGTCCAGGATCCTACAACTCGCAAGGTTACATTTGGCACTTTAACTGCTGCAACCCAGAGGCCAACAAGGGTGGAACAGGATGGGGTATCTTGAACTCGCTTGTGGGTTGGAACAACACCGCCACCTACGGATCAGTCTTCATGTACATCGGGTACTGGTTTGCCGTCGCTGGCTATCTGTGGTACCAGATCTGGAGCGAGGGCAGACTGGCACTGAGGTTCGGCGGAAAGACCTACTGGGAGTCCAACCGTTCAATCCAGGCCAGGCAGAGGAAACAGGAGAAGGCTCACCAGCGCCAACTGAGAGAAGCCGACCAGGAGGAGCATGGCCACTCGTCGAACAGCGACAAGCAACAGCACCCCTCCGAGGCTGGCCCAAGTACCCTCTCTCACTGAAAGCCCATTTTCGCCCCTCGCCTTAAAATGTAGTTACCCCCGAGAGTGAATGCGCCAGCGTAAACTAGCTTCCATCTTTCTCTCTATCTCCCTGATGGATTTATGTTATGGCCTTGCTTAATGCGAAAATCCAGTGCACAATTCCAAAATTTGTTTTTATGGCACCTCCCTTGTATGTCAGCGGCATTCGCCGAGCAACCAGCACCTGACACATGCATATGCTCATGCTGATGCCAAGGACTGATGTTGAAATTGCGCGGCGAACTTGTGGTGATTAGAAAAAGGCAAAGGTATGACTGTATTTAAGTTACTGTGTCTTTTTATCGCCAGAGATGGTGTCCTTGCGAACGCCCATCTGATCGGGAGTCTGAATCTGAGCCAGTTGCGAAACGGCAAAGTAGACGATCGGAAGCAGTAATCCGCCTACAAGGATCAGCGTCAGAATCAGTGGCGTGGAGAAGAGCTGTAATCAAGACGAAATGGACCGAGAGCGGGACCCAGCGATCAGTACGTGCAAACACGAAGGGAGACCTCGGCAGGTCAGTCATCCACATGATCTGAGAAAGTGTGTTCCACTGTTTGCGAGCAACGTACCTGATATCGCGCAAAGATGCCACCTTCGGGCTGCGTCCAGTTGCCATTGGACGATGAGGTTTCATCAATATACTGTAGGAGAAGAACGAAGAAATGGTCAGCCAGAATCGAAGAAGTCCTCTTCACAAGCGCAAAACACGTACCTGACGCTTCGGGTGTTGACGCAGTCGGATCTGAGGCGCAACGATAACGAGGTTTCGTGGACTCGACTCGTCGAGTGACTCCAAAGTTTGCAAGAGCGAGGACTCTATACACACAGATAAAGCAAACCAGTTACATGATCAGTCAAAGCTCTCGTGTTGATTGGAGTCCCACTTTGTTCCAAGCTGTTCATCAGTGAGCCTGAAGCTTGGGTTGAACCTACCATCTTTTCGAAGGTCACCTGCCTTGATGTCCACGAAACGTGGATTCTTGGTGGGATTGAGCGATTCAAAGGCGCCAAGTGTCGTGATATCGAGGTCACCGTAGCCGCAGGCCTTTGAAGCACGCTCCACAAGGAGATCGAATACATCTGCAGCCGGAGCAGCATTGAAAGTCACTTGAGAAGGTGCGTTCAACGATCTTGCTCTGAGCGAGTTGCTCGAAGAATGTCGAAGGCTGGCAAATGCATCGCGATTCAGATTCTCAGCCTCCACCAGGACAACAGCGTCCAGTTTGCAGGCTGGAGAGATCTTTCCCGGCGCGTAGAGCGAGTCGATCAACccagccaagctcgaatccgtcggcagctcgagttggACCGACGAAGCGTGCGGCGAGGTGAAAGCCAGAACTGGGTGGGAAGGACCGGTGGCTGAGACGCAAATTGCAGCTgcgagcagcgatgagATTGCGGTGATTGTTCTCATAGCGGCGTCAGTGATGTCAGGTGCAGTTGTCGATAAGCAAAGAAGGACACAGAGATGATTTTCAACTTGAGATGCAGAGCTGATACGGATTTCGCCTTGTCCTTCATGGTGGTTCGTGCTTTTCCACCCCAAAAAAGGGGCAGCCGAACCTGTCACTTTTCTCGGCTCCGTCCATCATGTGTTGTCAACtaaaaagaaaaaaaacCCCCTACAGCTGTTTTTATCAGGATGTAACAGCCGCGATCAATTCTGAtttgcacgttgcacgttgccctcgttggtgttgatgtGGCTGTTGATCTCACTGACTCGAGCTAAACCTTGGATCAAACGCTTCAAGACGAgaagattcacgattgagcATTCAGCGGCACGGTCCAACCCAAGTCAGGAAAAGGTAGAAGCTCCTTTTTGCTGCAATTGATACTAGTGTTTACACAGACGTGTAGCCGCCGTCGACTATAAGATCGGCGCCAGTGGTAAAGGCGGAAGCGTCACTAGAGAGGTACACGACAGCGCCCTTGAGATCCTCAGGATTGCCTAGACGACCCATCGGGGTCATATTCTCCCAATTGGTGCGGAGCTCTTTACCGTTCGGGCTGTTCTCCAACACGGCACGGCTGAGCGACGTGAGCATGTATCCGGGCGAGAGTGAGTTGACTCGGATGCCGGCCTTGGCCCactccaccgccatcgactTGGCAAGATGCTTGACGGCTGCCTTGGATGCATTGTACGGGGCCTGAGCTTGCGGTACGTTGACAACCGATGCAGACATGGAAGCAATCATGACAATCGAGCCTTGCACCTTGTCTTGCATCATGCGCTTGGCCACTTCGCGAGCGACAAAGTACGAGCcgttgatgttgatgtcAAAAAGCTTTTTGAGCTTGGCGGTGGGGTATTCGGTAGCCGGGAAGTTTTCCACGATTCCGGCAGAGTTGACAGCCACATTGATCTTGCCGAAGCGCTGATGGATGCGATTGATCACGTCTTGCACCTGAACCTCGTCCGATATGTCACAGCCATAGCCCTgaatgtcgagctcgcctgGCTTAACACCACCATGGTTGGTGAACCACTCATCAACCTCTTTAGCAGCATGCTGGCTTTCGCCTtcatcaagatcgacaatAGCAACATGATTCGCACCAGACTCAACAAAGGTACGTGCGATCAAGTTGCCGATAccacgagcagcaccagtAACGACGCAGACCTTGCCTTCCAtcgagaagcttgcgagAGTTCGTTGTGTGTGACGTCCGACGCGGCCGCCTGTAGTGTTGTGTCCAACATCGTCGCGCGGGTGACGTGAGCTATCTTCCGGGTACGGAACGACtacatcgtcgtcggtggaAGCAAATGGAGGCGTTttgatcttct comes from Mycosarcoma maydis chromosome 1, whole genome shotgun sequence and encodes:
- a CDS encoding high-affinity iron permease; translated protein: MSATGNKVFAPAIFFIAAREALEASLVIGILSGMLENLVVHTKSAEDLAAHDSLTESEKHEVEQKKRALVRKLRKIVLLGALTGLLIAFAIGAAFLAVFYTQVNDLYGKAEELWEGIFNLVAVLLITPMSLAILRAGNSKRKWKRKLENAFSHQNIQPNHRRDEEGEATVVNANHSDDSASASSSSARQAAEEEAGTKTTRTEKLNPLEAVDVVPSMSGDQRRKRGGLRGLFSKPSGAVNDLKLRMNRGTLALFTIPLITTLREGLEGVVFIGGVSLGLPATSIPLPAIVGLAVGLGIGFLIFRSGNLVSVRIFLVFSTCFLLLIASGMASRSVYYLQFYAYVQLVGDSAAESGDGPGSYNSQGYIWHFNCCNPEANKGGTGWGILNSLVGWNNTATYGSVFMYIGYWFAVAGYLWYQIWSEGRLALRFGGKTYWESNRSIQARQRKQEKAHQRQLREADQEEHGHSSNSDKQQHPSEAGPSTLSH
- a CDS encoding uncharacterized protein (related to D-arabinitol 2-dehydrogenase), encoding MLNATVSASRAARSIVSVAQVARPALYGSARPSNTLAHTSPSSSRALSKTHNFGKAKKIKTPPFASTDDDVVVPYPEDSSRHPRDDVGHNTTGGRVGRHTQRTLASFSMEGKVCVVTGAARGIGNLIARTFVESGANHVAIVDLDEGESQHAAKEVDEWFTNHGGVKPGELDIQGYGCDISDEVQVQDVINRIHQRFGKINVAVNSAGIVENFPATEYPTAKLKKLFDININGSYFVAREVAKRMMQDKVQGSIVMIASMSASVVNVPQAQAPYNASKAAVKHLAKSMAVEWAKAGIRVNSLSPGYMLTSLSRAVLENSPNGKELRTNWENMTPMGRLGNPEDLKGAVVYLSSDASAFTTGADLIVDGGYTSV